The genomic window ACCCAGTCACCTACATCAATAATCAGGCCGCTTTCTTCCAGCAAAGGAATAAACTCACCGGGCGATACCACCCCACGCGTGGAATGACGCCAACGCAGCAAGGCTTCAACACCGATAAAGCGACCGCTGGAAAGCTGCTGTTGCGGCTGGTAAACCAGAAAGAACTCCCGGTTGCCCAGCGCTTTGCGCAGGTCATTTTCAAGGCTCAGGGCATTGGTATCGTCAAAGGCTTCAACATCGTGATAAAGCATCACCTTTTGACTGCCCGCATTATGGCGACAAAAACGCTGAGCCAGCAGGGCCGTTCGCAACAGCTCATCACTGTTACTGCCATCCTGAGGATACAGGCTGACACCCGCGGTGAAATCAACGAAGACCTCTTCACCCTTCACCTTGTGGGCGCGGGCCAGCGGCTGCATCCAGTTGTGGTAATAGGCCTGCATTTGCTTGCTATCCGTGTGAGGCATTGCCACCGCAAAGGTGTCTGCCTCCAGACGGCAAATCAGAGCCTCGTGGCCCAGGCTTTGTTTGAGGCGCTGGGCAAACATGGCCAGTACCTGATCACCGGCGTCAATCCCCAGCGCATCGTTAATCCGGTGCAGGCGGCTGATATCAATCACACCGATCGACCAGGTCACCTGTTTGCTGTCTTCCAGTTGCTCATCCAGCAGGTTCAAAAACAAGCGTCGCTTGGGCAGGTCGGTCAGGCCATCATATTCGGCAAGGTAGAGCGCTTTATCCTCAAATAACCGCAAAGCAGTGACATCCTGAAAGGCGCCAATCAGGAACCCCTCCTGGGTTTTGGGGCTACTTTGCAGGCGCACAACACGTTCGGCATGGCCCAGATACAGGGTGACTTCAAGGTTGAGGCCCTCCTGACCTTCCCGGGCAGCTTCCAGCGCGGTATCCAGGCGCAGCCCGTCGGTATCATTCAGCAGCACCAGCAGGGCCTGGCGATTTTCCGGCAACGCAGTGCAGTTCAGCACTTCGGCGGCATCTTCTGACCATGTCAGCGCATCATTGCTGAAATTCAGCTGCCAGAACCCCAGACGAGCCAGCTTGCAGGCACTGGCTTGCTCCATCTGTGCCTCGCGCAGGGCTTTTTCGCGCTCAGCCCCGCGCAGGGCATATTTGACCCGCTCCACCAGCAGCGGCAGATTGATCGGCTTGGTAATAAAGTCGGTGGCTCCCGACGTAAATGCCTGATCAATCGACGTGACATCGTCGGAACCGGTCAGCATCAAGAGCGGCCGCTCCTGATTGGCAATGCCCGCTTCACCATTACGTACCGCCTGAACAAATTCAAAGCCGTTACGCCCCGGCATACTGACATCCACCAGGGCAAGATCCGGGTTGCTTTCTTGCATCAGGCCCAATGCCTGCTCTACATCCGCCGCCTGAATGACCTGATAGCCGCGCTTTTTAAGGCCCGACGATGTTAACAGGCGCACGGTCGGGTCATCATCTACAACAAGTAGCGTCTGCGCTGGCGCCATGCGGTTACCTCAATGCTGTTATCGCAAATGGGGGTGAAAATAATAGTTGCGATTAGTGTAAACTCTCTCGACGCGTTATTTGTTAATGTTTGTTAATATTATAACGATAAACATCGTCGCATTCATTAATCTTCAAGTACATTTTCAAGACGTGCGGTTAGAAGAGAGCACTTATGACCCTGACACTCGACACCCTGCAAGAATTTGATACCAGCGCCGGGCTTGCCTATGCCGATGGCGATGAGGAACTTTATCGTGAAGTGCTGGCCATGTTCCACGAGCAGCTGAGCGATGAGTTTGCCCAATTACCAGAGCAACTGCGCCAAGGCTGCGATGACACTCTCGCCCGTCAGGTGCATACCCTGAAGGGGTCGGCGGGTTCTGTGGGCGCAACGCGTATTGAAGCCGTGGCCAAAGCGATTGATCAGGATTTCAAGGCAGGCAAGGTGCCCAACGATGAGCTTATAGACACCCTGCAGGCCTCGGTACAGGCGGCCAGCAATGAGCTGGCAGCGCTGGTCTGATGACGCTGCCCACTGAGCGCAGCCTGGCACCAGCCTTCCGGCACTCCCGAGTCACCGACTCGAACGTTAAACATTATCATTCCCTTTCGGGGTAACGAGCAGGCTCATGCATATCGGTATACTCGAA from Halomonas sp. CH40 includes these protein-coding regions:
- a CDS encoding EAL domain-containing protein, coding for MAPAQTLLVVDDDPTVRLLTSSGLKKRGYQVIQAADVEQALGLMQESNPDLALVDVSMPGRNGFEFVQAVRNGEAGIANQERPLLMLTGSDDVTSIDQAFTSGATDFITKPINLPLLVERVKYALRGAEREKALREAQMEQASACKLARLGFWQLNFSNDALTWSEDAAEVLNCTALPENRQALLVLLNDTDGLRLDTALEAAREGQEGLNLEVTLYLGHAERVVRLQSSPKTQEGFLIGAFQDVTALRLFEDKALYLAEYDGLTDLPKRRLFLNLLDEQLEDSKQVTWSIGVIDISRLHRINDALGIDAGDQVLAMFAQRLKQSLGHEALICRLEADTFAVAMPHTDSKQMQAYYHNWMQPLARAHKVKGEEVFVDFTAGVSLYPQDGSNSDELLRTALLAQRFCRHNAGSQKVMLYHDVEAFDDTNALSLENDLRKALGNREFFLVYQPQQQLSSGRFIGVEALLRWRHSTRGVVSPGEFIPLLEESGLIIDVGDWVAEEACCQLAQWQAEGVEVAMAINISARQFEQAGLAKRLAQYVAEYDVKPQQLELEITESTAMSNPEATLATLYELKKLGFKLAIDDFGTGHSSYEYLLRFPLDTLKIDRSFIIDVAEARQNRAIVRSLTALSQGLGLKTVAEGVETQRQRDYLDALDVDDVQGFLLARPMEPQACLAFLQAHVKAVVAN
- a CDS encoding Hpt domain-containing protein; the protein is MTLTLDTLQEFDTSAGLAYADGDEELYREVLAMFHEQLSDEFAQLPEQLRQGCDDTLARQVHTLKGSAGSVGATRIEAVAKAIDQDFKAGKVPNDELIDTLQASVQAASNELAALV